From Trichoderma atroviride chromosome 1, complete sequence, one genomic window encodes:
- a CDS encoding uncharacterized protein (BUSCO:EOG092D0905): protein MVRLRDIPRTATFAWSPGSGKPIVVTGTKAGAVDADFSDESKLEIWDLSLDNQEQGIELQPAVSITTDSRFYDIAWGPADADHPKGIIAGALENGTLELWDAEKLETGASDASISKTTKHTGAIKALQFNPLKPQILATAGAKGELFIYDIGDIENPFRLGNAAARSDDIDCLAWNRKVSHILATGGPGGFVTVWDLKTKKASLTLNNNRKAVSAIAWDPNNSTKLLTATPDDNTPVILLWDLRNSNAPEKTLQGHEQGILSLSWCQQDPDLLLSSGKDNKTIVWNPHTAERYGELPEVTNWTFQTLFHPHNPNLSATASFDGKITIQTLQNTNPDTSQAVNEKPLDDEEFFRAAQTQPQGASWSLSKAPKWFERPVGASFGFGGKLVIFRESPAQAGQKRSSKLSISQFSADSDVSSAIEKFQEALASGDLASLCGERKEQAQTDEEKADWTVIETLVGENPRSKIVEHLGFKEEDLANGTTEASEGEEKETATKQEEATDAEGKPRRLSNFFGEGEGEGDDFLSGLAANKGAKTDNPFHLFSDDDSSVEKEITKALMLGNFAKATDICLKEDRIADAFLIANCGGQELVEKVQSAYLARKSGTPSYLRLISSVVEKNLWDVVYNADLSNWKETMAIICTFSDPIEFPDLCEALGDRINEHGLRKDASFCYLVGSKLEKVVAIWVDELNESEQAGMKEESNDSTFSVHTKSLQTFIEKVTVFRQVAKFQDKELAQTADWKLATLYDKYTEYAEILAGQGKLEVAQKYIDLLPANYPAAELTRSRVKLATQKKPAAAPVTAARRTPSVTTGAQPSVVGYQPPQPAPISAPSNLYSGLQQSSPAVSTSQQYKPPVNPYQPQGYQPQGYQPPNQFSYTGTPVAPPPIGAPPRNSTPSAPPPSKSKNMENWNDVPVVTKVAPRRATPSATPITSPFSGQQGQGAPPPPPSSTSPYGPGARASPPPPPRGPAPPRVQSPLAGPPRTSSAAANQYAPPAPAVGGIPTHPGPPAMPRTASPYNAPPPWASAFEQVRTSGGDATAAWAVLWLPYAATSRLNQPTPAVCKRLCPTGSAPTSGSEPVCSVALCSVSLRSCAWTGTSHSAAPNRTSDGRSSNGSAWPPAQCYVCSTTSQANFATSGGSKVSSWRPIAYSI from the exons ATGGTGCGCCTACGAGATATCCCACGGACGGCCACCTTTGCGTGGTCTCCCGGCTCCGGGAAGCCCATAGTCGTCACTGGAACAAAAGCTGGTGCGGTCGATGCCGATTTCTCTGACGAGAGCAAGCTCGAAATCTGGGATCTGTCTCTGGATAACCAAGAGCAGGGCATCGAACTCCAGCCCGCTGTCAGCATCACCACAGACTCGAG ATTTTACGATATCGCCTGGGGACCTGCCGACGCCGACCATCCTAAGGGTATCATTGCCGGTGCTCTTGAGAATGGCACTCTCGAACTTTGGGACGCCGAGAAACTCGAGACTGGCGCCTCCGATGcgtccatctccaagacGACAAAACATACTGGTGCCATCAAGGCTCTTCAGTTCAACCCTCTGAAACCCCAAATTCTGGCTACCGCGGGCGCCAAGGGCGAGCTCTTCATCTACGACATTGGCGACATCGAAAACCCCTTCCGTCTAGGAAACGCCGCAGCTCGATCTGACGACATCGATTGTTTGGCCTGGAACCGCAAGGTCTCTCATATCCTCGCTACTGGTGGCCCAGGTGGCTTTGTCACAGTGTGGGATttgaagacgaaaaaggcATCCTTGACCTTGAATAACAACCGTAAAGCCGTGAGCGCAATTGCCTGGGATCCCAACAATTCAACAAAGCTCCTCACAGCAACCCCCGACGATAACACTCCGGTTATCCTCCTGTGGGATCTACGAAACTCCAATGCTCCGGAAAAGACTCTTCAGGGACATGAGCAAGGTATCCTGTCACTGTCATGGTGTCAGCAGGATCCCGATCTACTGCTCTCATCTGGCAAGGACAACAAGACCATTGTATGGAACCCACATACCGCAGAGCGCTATGGAGAATTGCCCGAGGTTACAAACTGGACGTTCCAAACCCTTTTCCACCCTCACAACCCCAATCTGTCAGCTACTGCGAGCTTTGACGGCAAGATTACCATCCAAACTCTCCAAAACACCAATCCCGATACGTCGCAGGCAGTCAACGAGAAGCCTTTGGATGACGAGGAGTTCTTTAGGGCTGCTCAGACCCAACCTCAGGGAGCTTCATGGTCTTTGAGCAAAGCGCCCAAGTGGTTTGAGCGACCAGTTGGTGCCtcttttggctttggtggtAAACTCGTCATTTTCAGGGAATCTCCAGCCCAGGCCGGCCAAAAACGCTCGTCAAAGCTATCAATCTCACAGTTTTCTGCCGATTCAGATGTTTCATCTGCTATTGAAAAGTTCCAAGAGGCTCTTGCCTCTGGTGATCTGGCCAGCCTTTgcggagagagaaaggaacaAGCTCAAACTGATGAGGAGAAGGCGGACTGGACAGTTATAGAGACGCTGGTTGGCGAAAACCCTCGTTCAAAAATCGTTGAGCACCTTGGTTTCAAGGAAGAAGATCTGGCCAACGGGACAACCGAGGCGTccgaaggagaagaaaaggagacgGCTACGAAACAGGAGGAAGCCACTGACGCGGAAGGCAAGCCGAGACGTCTATCCAACTTCTTTGGAgaaggcgagggcgagggtgATGACTTTCTCTCTGGCCTGGCCGCCAACAAGGGCGCCAAGACCGATAAccctttccatctctttaGTGATGATGATTCGTCCGTCGAGAAGGAGATCACAAAGGCTCTCATGCTGGGcaactttgccaaggccACTGATATCTGTTTAAAGGAAGATCGTATCGCAGATGCCTTCCTCATTGCCAACTGTGGCGGCCAGGAACTTGTTGAAAAAGTTCAGTCCGCATATCTGGCTCGTAAGAGCGGCACTCCCAGCTACCTGCGACTGATCAGCTCAGTTGTCGAGAAAAACCTATGGGACGTTGTCTACAACGCAGATCTCAGCAACTGGAAGGAGACTatggccatcatctgcacATTCTCTGACCCTATTGAATTCCCAGATCTATGCGAGGCCCTTGGTGACCGTATTAACGAGCACGGTCTGCGAAAGGACGCTTCGTTCTGCTACCTTGTAGGCTCCAAGCTTGAGAAGGTCGTTGCCATCTGGGTAGATGAGCTCAATGAGTCGGAGCAAGCTGGAATGAAGGAAGAGTCCAACGACTCCACTTTCTCAGTGCACACTAAATCACTGCAGACCTTTATCGAGAAGGTTACCGTCTTCCGTCAAGTCGCCAAGTTCCAAGACAAGGAACTGGCCCAGACGGCTGATTGGAAGCTAGCCACCCTCTATGACAAGTACACTGAATATGCAGAGATCCTGGCTGGCCAAGGCAAGTTGGAAGTTGCTCAAAAGTATATCGATTTGCTACCAGCCAATTACCCGGCTGCAGAGCTGACCAGGAGCCGAGTGAAGCTGGCAACGCAAAAGAAGCCTGCCGCCGCACCGGTCACCGCGGCTCGCAGAACTCCATCCGTTACTACTGGAGCACAGCCATCTGTAGTAGGCTATCAACCTCCTCAGCCTGCCCCTATCTCGGCCCCTTCGAATCTCTATAGCGGACTACAGCAAAGTTCTCCGGCTGTCTCTACGTCTCAACAGTATAAGCCTCCGGTCAATCCCTACCAACCTCAGGGCTACCAACCTCAAGGATACCAGCCTCCGAATCAATTTTCATACACTGGAACGCCTGTCGCACCGCCACCAATCGGTGCCCCCCCAAGGAACTCAACGCCATCAGCTCCTCCGCCATCAAAGTCCAAGAACATGGAGAACTGGAATGATGTACCGGTAGTCACAAAGGTAGCTCCACGAAGAGCGACCCCCAGCGCAACACCCATCACATCACCCTTCTCGGGTCAACAGGGCCAGGGTGcgcctccccctcctccgtCGTCGACATCACCTTATGGACCAGGTGCTAGGGCTAgtcctccaccacctcccaGAGGACCAGCTCCCCCAAGAGTTCAGTCTCCATTAGCCGGACCGCCTCGAACTTCTTCTGCGGCGGCCAACCAATATGCTCCGCCAGCTCCTGCAGTTGGTGGGATCCCAACCCATCCAGGCCCTCCAGCTATGCCACGCACAGCTTCGCCATATAACGCTCCTCCCCCCTGGGCCTCCGCCTTCGAACAGGTACGCaccagcggcggcgacgcaacagcagcctggGCAGTACTCTGGCTCCCCTATGCCGCCACCTCCCGGCTCAATCAACCGACCCCCGCCGTCTGCAAACGCCTATGCCCCACCGGTTCAGCACCAACCAGCGGCTCCGAGCCCGTATGCTCCGTCGCCTTATGCTCCGTCTCCCTACGCTCCTGCGCCTGGACAGGTACCAGCCACTCAGCCGCCCCCAACAGGACCTCCGATGGGAGGTCCTCCAATGGGTCGGCCTGGCCCCCCGCCCAGTGCTATGTCTGCTCCACCACCTCCCAAGCAAACTTCGCCACCTCCGGTGGCAGCAAAGTATCCTCCTGGAGACCGATCGCATATTCCATCTAA
- a CDS encoding uncharacterized protein (EggNog:ENOG41): MSDSLAAPELQSIQCSRDPPPSMSLVVTSPEPQVLPEAVGSTPALLSDLWSQAINEAKGESGILKWLQKYGLMATDGAQQIDQSQTDEKFHVQELISLIEANKLSEQSDKPLKIPLRNQEITARDYIANAVAFITKVGDIAFSCTPMESNAPWTVTKAVLQIPVHRIEQQAALLGTVKWFTSIVRRGQIYEVLYTIETTDKKAIQGLHDGLLQVYIAAIKMLAKSDALFNSGAARQTLTSIIEPNYASDAIKTLFEKEKKLDR; this comes from the exons ATGTCGGATTCTTTGGCAGCTCCGGAACTTCAATCGATACAATGTTCTCGAGATCCACCGCCATCAATGTCTCTCGTTGTAACATCTCCTGAACCTCAAGTGTTACCTGAAGCGGTTGGATCAACGCCAGCTCTGCTTTCAGACCTATGGAGCCAAGCTATTAACGAGGCCAAAGGCGAAAGTGGAATCCTGAAATGGCTTCAAAAATATGGGCTTATGGCCACGGATGGCGCGCAGCAAATAGACCAGAGTCAAACGGATGAAAAATTCCACGTACAAGAGCTTATTAGTCTTATTGAAGCAAACAAGTTATCTGAACAAAGCGACAAGCCGCTCAAAATCCCACTCAGAAACCAGGAAATCACTGCCCGAGACTACATCGCTAATGCTGTCGCCTTTATTACAAAAGTCGGCGACATCGCTTTCTCTTGCACGCCAATGGAGTCCAACGCACCTTGGACCGTTACAAAGGCTGTTCTACAA ATTCCAGTCCATCGGATCGaacaacaagctgctcttctcggGACGGTCAAATGGTTTACGAGCATTGTACGCCGAGGTCAAATCTATGAAGTTCTATATACCATCGAAACCACAGACAAGAAAGCCATTCAGGGTTTACACGACGGCCTTCTTCAGGTCTACATCGCCGCCATAAAGATGTTAGCCAAATCAGACGCCTTATTCAACAGCGGGGCGGCTAGGCAGACGTTAACTTCAATCATCGAACCGAACTATGCTTCTGATGCTATAAAAACCCTAtttgagaaagaaaagaagcttgatCGATAA
- a CDS encoding uncharacterized protein (EggNog:ENOG41) gives MKSSTFIRNEEQTQQQILSLCQDLLTIDEDRRVWMLPHASVAEYFEKIGWVTIWECDAFASKLCLNRLNDPLWNDDRYLALYAAYHWHKHVGRYDKWLGSSGQEADPDLAAAVKRFLGSPVESSANFRNWAKETNRGVSYETITAMCKYGLYYVLRDWWEQPGKITADAALKAGFNSNNTIMFTAQSRCMPICRRMADLMHLEDDRYTHALERLIEDNEFDTMKWLVKEANLDVNLARRGDTRGYNTAAQIAAQRRPNILQWLVDQDFMDLESENDSGHEYDNVLIAAAARGNVTSVRILLDAGANANAAVHNGKYGSALVAAVTLDGALGKREEVVQLLLGHGADPNMLIRAGEYGSPLEASLTQDWAAQEYCRKMQRLLLEAGADPTAVSEHGEYGSALAAAAFLGSRGRS, from the coding sequence ATGAAAAGCTCTACATTCATACGGAATGAAGAGCAGACGCAACAGCAGATTCTATCGTTATGCCAAGACCTTTTAACGATCGACGAAGACAGGAGAGTATGGATGCTACCACATGCCTCTGTGGCTGAGTATTTTGAGAAGATAGGCTGGGTAACTATATGGGAATGCGATGCATTTGCATCAAAGCTCTGCCTCAACCGACTTAACGACCCTCTATGGAACGATGATAGATATCTTGCGCTTTACGCTGCATATCACTGGCACAAGCATGTTGGACGGTACGACAAATGGCTAGGATCGAGCGGGCAAGAGGCAGATCCGGATCTCGCAGCGGCCGTAAAGCGGTTTCTTGGGTCGCCAGTCGAAAGCAGCGCAAACTTTCGAAATTGGGCTAAAGAGACTAACAGAGGTGTATCCTATGAGACAATAACTGCCATGTGCAAATATGGACTTTACTACGTCTTGCGCGACTGGTGGGAGCAGCCTGGAAAAATCACAGCGGATGCGGCCCTCAAAGCTGGCTTCAATAGCAACAATACAATCATGTTCACAGCTCAAAGCCGCTGCATGCCAATCTGCAGACGCATGGCTGACTTGATGCATCTGGAAGATGACAGATACACACACGCACTGGAACGTTTAATTGAAGACAACGAATTCGACACGATGAAATGGCTTGTGAAAGAGGCAAACCTGGATGTCAATCTTGCGAGGAGGGGAGACACACGTGGTTACAATACTGCTGCACAGATCGCGGCACAGAGACGACCCAATATACTGCAATGGCTGGTGGATCAAGATTTCATGGACCTGGAGAGTGAGAATGATAGTGGCCATGAATACGACAACGTCCTAATCGCAGCCGCGGCTCGGGGCAACGTCACATCGGTTCGGATTCTGCTCGATGCCGGAGCCAATGCGAATGCTGCCGTGCACAATGGCAAGTATGGAAGTGCCCTTGTCGCAGCAGTAACGTTGGATGGAGCTCTTGGGAAGCGCGAGGAAGTAGTTCAACTGCTCCTTGGTCATGGCGCAGACCCAAACATGCTTATAAGAGCTGGCGAATATGGCAGCCCGCTTGAGGCATCTTTGACACAAGATTGGGCAGCTCAAGAGTATTGCAGAAAAATGCAGCGCTTGCTGTTAGAAGCCGGTGCGGATCCCACGGCTGTGTCAGAACATGGTGAATATGGAAGTGCgctggccgcagcagcgtttCTGGGGTCGAGAGGAAGATCTTAG
- a CDS encoding uncharacterized protein (TransMembrane:3 (i199-218o246-265i304-322o)) yields the protein MADTATTNDADAAAQRAAEQARLRKERREAKIKAGGSARLERITGAGGRVTGDSGTTTPSGPDASSTAPAATEHHDPAEVDISEHFFAPKKTSRKPIDGVFSPSPEPSLSEAQLRQMMLGLDRPEQAGPPGGNPAGMNLPPGMEDDPIMKMMSQMMSSGSIPGFGGADGAPNPFGNMQMPQQQAPVELPKSSSVTLWRVVHALVAIGMGLFFILTTHFTGSKIERERMALAHEQEVDDEMERRKNLFFWTFATAEVLLLSTRLFLDKKSTNATGFIATAISYLPQPYRGYIEIGQRYIQIFTTVRTDILTCIFVLGVVSWWLG from the exons ATGGCAGACACTGCTACCACCAACGATGCGGACGCTGCCGCCCAGCGAGCTGCGGAGCAAGCGCGGCTGCGCAAGGAGcgcagagaagcaaaaatcaAGGCTGGAGGATCTGCGAGGTTGGAGAGAATTACCGGTGCAGGCGGCCGTGTTACTGGAG ACTCGGGGACTACAACCCCATCCGGTCCAGATGCCTCCTCAACCGCACCAGCAGCTACCGAGCACCACGATCCCGCCGAAGTCGACATCTCGGAGCACTTCTTCGCCCCCAAGAAGACGTCCCGCAAACCGATCGATGGCGTCTTCTCTCCCAGCCCCGAGCCGTCGCTGTCCGAGGCCCAGCTGCGCCAGATGATGCTCGGCCTCGATCGCCCCGAACAAGCCGGTCCTCCTGGCGGCAATCCAGCCGGCATGAACCTACCTCCAGGCATGGAAGACGACCCCATcatgaagatgatgtcgCAAATGATGTCCTCGGGCTCGATCCCAGGCTTTGGCGGTGCCGATGGAGCTCCCAACCCCTTTGGCAACATGCAAATgccacagcagcaggcccCCGTCGAGCTGCCCAAATCTTCATCCGTAACTCTCTGGCGCGTCGTTCACGCCCTGGTCGCCATCGGCATGGGCCtattcttcatcttgacgACACATTTCACCGGCAGCAAGATTGAGCGCGAGCGCATGGCCCTGGCGCACGAGCAGGAGGTGGATGACGAGATGGAAAGGCGCAAGAACTTGTTCTTTTGGACGTTTGCTACTGCCGAGGTCTTGCTGTTGTCGACGAGGCTGTTCCTCGACAAGAAGAGTACCAATGCTACGGGGTTTATCGCGACGGCTATTTCGTACTTGCCGCAGCCGTATCGGGGGTACATTGAGATTGGGCAGCGTTACATCCAGATCTTTACGACTGTGAGGACGGATATTCTGACTTGCATTTTTGTGCTCGGGGTTGTCTCTTGGTGGCTTGGATGA
- a CDS encoding uncharacterized protein (EggNog:ENOG41~TransMembrane:5 (o32-53i223-240o332-349i361-382o402-422i)), producing MQPSVAALRAVQPKGPLSFQSLPAPLRPLVRAYLLGYASAVAPRLLTLILQFISKRRKSARKYLSADKDERSFKDSAFRILRTGLDPRRFPTFCAALVGGSTLLQEPLLKIISRVATQLGAASQLRLARWLATFISGWLSLQLLQSKRTHPSLTEAGLASVQQGLAEAVPNGYGGRTLDLTLFAVTRAADVLVGELWSQHRGRRKATEKWTVIEQIISRMTDPAVFAASSGLIMWAWFYSPDSLPRSYNKWITSAASVDLRLIEALRRCRNGELIYGKETGQAPLLTAMCEDYGLPTEWGDPVTEIPFPCGLVHMGCGPSCEYHAISRFLRSWKWSMLTYLPLALALQLRNPKRIDLMKAITGSTRSSTFLATFITLFYYGVCLGRTRLGPRILGKDIPSRQWIDGGLCVGTGCYLCGWSVFIENAGRRKDMALFVAPRALATLVPRRYPLEKQWREKLIFAASTAVVFTCALENPKRVRGVMGGLLSMVMRK from the exons ATGCAACCCTCTGTGGCAGCCCTGCGAGCCGTCCAGCCTAAAGGGCCGCTGAGCTTCCAGTCCCTGCCCGCACCGCTGCGGCCATTGGTCCGGGCCTATCTCCTGGGCTATGCCTCTGCCGTGGCGCCTCGCCTGTTGACGCTGATCCTCCAGTTCATCTCCAAGAGGCGCAAGAGCGCGAGGAAATACCTGTCCGCCGACAAAGATGAGCGGTCCTTTAAGGATTCTGCGTTTCGAATCTTACGCACCGGCCTGGATCCGCGACGGTTTCCCACCTTTTGTGCTGCGTTGGTGGGGGGTTCTACGTTACTACAG GAACCTCTGCTCAAGATCATCAGCCGTGTTGCCACCCAGCTTGGTGCGGCTTCACAACTCAG ACTCGCACGATGGCTGGCTACTTTCATATCGGGATGGCTCAGCCTCCAGCTCTTACAGTCTAAGCGGACTCACCCTTCATTGACAGAAGCGGGTTTGGCATCGGTCCAGCAAGGTCTGGCCGAAGCCGTTCCCAACGGTTATGGCGGTCGGACGCTTGACCTCACTCTCTTTGCTGTCACTCGCGCTGCCGATGTCCTCGTTGGCGAGCTGTGGTCTCAGCACCGCGGCCGCCGCAAGGCTACGGAAAAGTGGACGGTG ATTGAGCAAATCATTTCACGTATGACGGACCCGGCCGTGTTTGCTGCCTCGTCGGGCCTCATCATGTGGGCGTGGTTCTACTCACCAGACAGCCTTCCTCGCAGCTACAACAAGTGGATCACATCTGCCGCCTCTGTCGACCTACGACTCATCGAAGCTCTGCGGCGATGCAGAAACGGCGAGCTCATCTACGGCAAGGAGACTGGCCAGGCACCACTGCTGACGGCCATGTGCGAAGACTACGGCCTGCCAACAGAATGGGGTGACCCCGTTACAGAAATCCCTTTCCCCTGCGGCCTCGTCCATATGGGGTGTGGCCCATCATGTGAATATCATGCTATAAGCCGCTTCCTTCGTTCGTGGAAGTGGTCGATGCTCACCTACCTGCCCCTTGCCCTGGCCCTTCAGCTGCGGAATCCCAAGCGGATCGACCTGATGAAGGCCATCACCGGCTCTACCCGATCATCCACTTTTCTTGCTACCTTCATCACCCTCTTCTACTACGGCGTGTGCCTAGGCCGCACTCGCCTCGGCCCCCGCATCCTCGGCAAGGATATACCTTCCCGCCAGTGGATCGATGGAGGGCTCTGCGTCGGCACCGGATGCTACCTTTGCGGCTGGAGCGTCTTCATCGAGAATGCGGGCAGAAGGAAAGACATGGCCTTGTTCGTGGCGCCAAGGGCGTTGGCGACGCTGGTCCCGCGTCGGTATCCCCTGGAGAAGCAGTGGCGGGAGAAGTTGATATTTGCGGCGAGCACGGCAGTTGTATTTACATGTGCTCTCGAGAATCCGAAAAGAGTTAGAGGCGTAATGGGAGGGTTGTTGAGCATGGTAATgaggaaataa
- a CDS encoding uncharacterized protein (EggNog:ENOG41): MLAVRQPPSRMGSSQPDSDPFQMPFGYAVDGTQEPIFDAPEPAPGAPLLSETDSKFLNDFFDDMTANQYNMPSFGEGLNYHALFDLPPQLMGTATSYGSQPTTPLGHESHLDYSIDSHNSHGSTSGSHLMPPPPPPPSHPHPHALSHPHASQSASYQQHPSDDVLNAAATLMQNGSGLRGAHKTNDPSAPRRSLGPPVGHLRHQPLEEFREESRRGMVQTEVDNTFTEWMWGSKGRQNSASRPISVDYQWGSDSNFNLGQGYTPEANKETVETMQQEQLKCLECLEPSQSAATTRPSSPANTQSTFAQNIHRDTSETREKPGEDGAPPRKRRKSKIKKDTGDDDENESTNGTKSAAAKRRKAKGERNGSISSHLIDASIGGKRRKSNANAAKAARENLSEEQKRENHIRSEQKRRTLIKEGFDDLCDLVPGLKGGGFSKSTMLTMTAEWLEEILVGNRELAAQLAALEGR, from the exons ATGCTTGCCGTGCGGCAGCCACCCAGCAGGATGGGTTCGTCGCAGCCCGATTCTGATCCCTTCCAAATGCCCTTCGGAT ATGCCGTCGATGGCACCCAAGAGCCCATCTTCGATGCCCCCGAACCTGCGCCTGGGGCCCCCTTGCTTAGCGAAACAGATAGCAAGTTCCTAAACGACTTTTTCGACGACATGACTGCGAATCAATACAACATGCCTTCATTCGGCGAAGGCCTGAACTACCATGCCTTGTTCGACCTGCCTCCTCAGCTGATGGGGACAGCAACCTCATATGGCTCTCAGCCGACGACGCCTCTCGGCCACGAATCGCATTTAGACTACTCGATCGACTCGCATAATTCACATGGATCCACGTCTGGATCACACCTaatgccaccgccgccgccgccgccgtctcaCCCTCATCCTCATGCTCTCTCCCACCCTCATGCCTCTCAATCCGCTTCTTACCAACAACACCCCTCCGACGATGTCTTGAATGCCGCTGCCACGCTGATGCAGAACGGATCCGGGCTACGCGGAGCGCACAAAACCAACGACCCATCTGCTCCGCGACGATCTCTTGGCCCTCCGGTCGGCCACCTCCGCCACCAACCTCTAGAAGAGTtcagagaagagagccggAGAGGCATGGTGCAGACCGAAGTTGATAATACTTTTACAGAATGGATGTGGGGTTCAAAGGGACGCCAAAATTCCGCCTCTCGTCCGATTTCTGTAGATTACCAATGGGGCTCAGATTCCAACTTCAATCTTGGACAAGGCTACACACCCGAAGCGAACAAAGAGACAGTTGAGACGatgcagcaagagcagctcaAGTGTCTCGAATGCCTGGAACCTAGCCAGAGCGCTGCAACAACTCGTCCAAGCAGTCCAGCAAATACTCAGTCTACGTTTGCGCAAAACATACATCGGGATACATCtgaaacaagagaaaagccGGGTGAGGACGGTGCACCGCCTCGTAAGAGGCGAAAGAGCAAAATCAAGAAGGATACTGgagacgatgacgagaatGAAAGTACCAACGGCACAAAGTCCGCTGCAGCAAAgcgaagaaaagcaaagggaGAACGAAATggatccatctcatcacatCTTATCGACGCCAGCATAGGAGGTAAGCGGCGAAAGTCGAATGCAAACGCAGCCAAGGCGGCAAGAGAAAACTTATCGGAAGAGCAAAAACGAGAAAATCACATTCGCAGCGAGCAGAAGCGCCGAACTCTGATAAAGGAAGGCTTCGACGATCTGTGCGACCTTGTCCCCGGACTAAAAGGAGGCGGCTTTAGCAAAAGCACCATGCTTACAATGACAGCAGAGTGGCTAGAAGAAATACTAGTGGGAAATAGAGAGCTTGCCGCTCAGCTCGCCGCTCTCGAAGGACGATGA
- a CDS encoding uncharacterized protein (BUSCO:EOG092D3014), protein MLSAALRRRVLAPTHQALRSGFAAHVVRYYASFPSHQVIKMPALSPTMQAGNIGAWQKKPGDTISPGEVLVEIETDKAQMDFEFQEEGVIAKVLKDAGEKDVPIGTPIAILVDEGTDIAAFEKFSIEDAGGAAQPAEPKKDSEPAPQSTPASAPQSSSAPEQYSSQGRIQSALDREPNALPAAVRLARSKGISLDGVKGTGKGGKITEEDVKKLVSSPAVSAPGATFEDTPISGMRKTIANRLQESTQTNPHFYVTSSVSVSKLLKLRQALNSSADGKYKLSVNDFLIKAMAIASKRVPAANSSWRGDVIRQFSTVDVSVAVSTPTGLITPIVTGVEGRGLESISNKVKELAKKARDGKLKPEEYQGGTISISNMGMNDAVNHFTAVINPPQAAILAVGTTRKVAVPATNEDGETTVEWDDQITFTGSFDHKVVDGAVGAEWMRELKKVLENPLELLL, encoded by the exons ATGCTCAGCGCCGCTCTTCGGAGGCGTGTCCTCGCGCCTACTCACCAGGCCCTGCGATCTGGCTTCGCCGCCCACGTCGTTCGCTACTATGCCTCCTTCCCTAGCCACCAGGTGATCAAGATGCCTGCTCTGTCGCCCACAATGCAGGCCGGCAACATTGGAGCCtggcagaagaagcccgGCGACACCATCAGCCCTGGTGAGGTTCTGGTCGAGATCGAGACGGACAAGGCCCAGATGGACTTTGAGTTCCAGGAAGAGGGTGTTATTGCCAAGGTCCTCAAGGATGCTGGCGAGAAGGATGTTCCTATTGGCACc CCCATTGCTATCCTGGTCGACGAGGGAACCGACATCGCCGCTTTCGAGAAGTTCTCCATCGAGGACGCTGGCGGCGCTGCCCAGCCCGCTGAGCCCAAGAAGGACTCTGAGCCTGCCCCTCAGTCTACCCCCGCCTCTGCCCCTCAGTCTTCCTCTGCCCCTGAGCAGTACTCTTCACAGGGCAGAATCCAGAGCGCTCTCGACCGTGAGCCCAACGCTCTCCCCGCTGCTGTCCGTCTTGCCCGATCCAAGGGCATcagccttgatggcgtcAAGGGAACCGGCAAGGGTGGCAAGATCACCGAGGAGGAcgtcaagaagctggttTCCAGCCCTGCTGTGTCTGCCCCCGGCGCTACCTTTGAGGACACTCCCATCAGCGGAATGCGAAAGACCATTGCCAACAGACTGCAAGAGTCTACCCAGACCAACCCTCACTTCTACGTCACCAGCTCAGTCTCCGTGtccaagctgctgaagctgcgaCAGGCCCTGAACAGCTCCGCTGACGGCAAGTACAAGCTGTCTGTCAACGACTTcctcatcaaggccatggccatcgcTTCCAAGCGAGTCCCCGCTGCCAACTCTAGCTGGCGCGGTGATGTTATCCGCCAGTTCTCTACCGTCGACGTCTCCGTCGCCGTCTCTACCCCCACCGGCCTCATCACCCCTATTGTCACCGGCGTTGAGGGCCGTGGCCTCGAGTCCATCTCcaacaaggtcaaggagctcGCCAAGAAGGCTCGTGACGGCAAGCTCAAGCCCGAGGAGTACCAGGGcggcaccatctccatctccaacatggGCATGAACGACGCCGTCAACCACTTCACTGCCGTCATCAACCCTCCCCAGGCCGCTATCCTGGCTGTCGGCACCACCCGAAAGGTCGCTGTCCCCGCCACCAACGAGGACGGCGAAACTACCGTCGAGTGGGACGACCAGATCACCTTCACTGGCAGCTTCGACCACAAGGTCGTTGACGGTGCTGTCGGCGCTGAGTGGATGCGCGAGCTCAAGAAGGTCCTCGAGAATCCCCTGGAACTCCTTCTGTAA